The Elgaria multicarinata webbii isolate HBS135686 ecotype San Diego chromosome 11, rElgMul1.1.pri, whole genome shotgun sequence genome segment aaacagtccggaagcttcagctggtacaaaacagggcagcccgtttactaacagggactggctgacgagaccacatcacgacagtccttttccagcttcattggctgccagtccaggtccggccccgattcaaagtgctggtattaacatttaaagccctaaacggtttggggccaggctatctgaaggaacacctcctcccgtatgtacctgcccggaccttaaggtcatcctcaagggtccttcttcGCAAGCCcctgcccaaggaagtgaggcaggtggctaccaggaggagagccttctctgctgtggcaccccggctgtggaatgagctccctaaggaggttcgcttggcacctacattatatgcttttagacgccaggtgaagacctttttattctcccagcattttaacagtctataaataaattttaacttggtgttttaaatttgtaattttgcattgctgctgtttttatctggttgagcttttatattgtattttatattatggttttatactgtggttttatactttgaatgtttttaatttttgtgaaccgcccagagagctccggctattgggcggtatagaaatgtaataaataaataaataaataaataaataaataaattctcagaccaatgatgagagttgcagtcctgCATTTCCAGAGAGCACatccagactggggaaggctgttctagcctGTGCAGAGGGCACAGCGAAAGAGGGGCGTTTGGTTTACAACACACCCCACGGTCTTTCCAGAGGGAATATCTGGGCAACATTTCCAGCCTGCAAAGCAGCCAGTAGGTCCAAGAATGACAGCCAAAGGCGGGCTTTGCGACCGACTCACCTGCGACCAGAAAGATGATGCCCCCCGTCATGGCAATCCGAGCCTTCTGCGTCTTGTCCTCAGATCCGCAGCGGGTGCACTTCATCCCCATGATGGCGATACACATGGCCACCAGCCCCACAATGATGGACACCACCATCAGCGCCCGCGTAGCTTGTAGAGAGGCTGGAAAGAGAGAGGAACAGGCGTGAGGGGGCGGGAAGCAAAGCCAgtgcagacatgatagcactcttcaaatacttaaaagattgtcacacagaggagggctgggatctcttcttgatcctctcagagtacaggacatggaataacgggctcaatttaaaagaagccagattccggctggacatcagaaaaaacttcctgactgttagagcagtatgacaatggaaccagtgacctagggaggtggtgggctctcccatactagaggccttcaagaggcagctggacaaccatctgtcagggatgctttagggtggattcctgcattgagcagggggttggactcgatggccttgtaggccccttccagctctgctgttctatgattctatgatccaagaGCTCAGGACTCCTTGCATCTTCTGCTCAAACACACCAGATTTATTATGTTTCTTTTGGGAACCCAACTATCCTGGCTCACAGCCTTCTCCTGCTTCAACTCCAGGCTTTGGCTTCCCTCccagagaacccaggagtcctagtTCCCagccagggccagtgtcaaggacAGGTGTAGTGGGACACCTGGAGAAGGGGCCCTCCGACCACAGCCCTTGAAGttattcctcctcttcacctgtgcaacctgcttgttcacctgcctctcgctctggcccaggcaacggtggAGGTGAGAAGGAGAGGCcgtggcctccttgctccctgctgTCTGCCTGCTGAGCAAGCAAGgggcagccatgatgaggaagaggaggaggagtcatAGCAGCTGGTGCCCATGGCAGTGGGAAGGTAGACTTTTTGAGGACATATTGGCCAAGGGAACTAAACgtaattgttttattgtgtttttattagaatgtaagcctatgtggcagggtcttgctagtttattgttttactaggtacagcaccatgtacactgatggtgttaaataataataacaacaacaatacccacAACCCCCAAAAAATCCCTGGAGCTCTCTGCTCCGACAAGTGTATAAATTTATGTtcctctaatccagccttcctcaacctggggcgctccagatgtgttggactgcatctcccagaatgccccagccagcggagctggctggggcattctgggagttttagtccaacacatctggagcgccccaggttgaggaaggctttgtCTAATCCCTGCTAGTGATATGGAAGGCCAGAAAAATATCCACAAAGGCAGCATGTTTGGggttgtgcatgtgtgttttaaaacaatgtttatttTGAGCTAAAACACAATTAAGCGCTACGGCAcgcattttaacaattttaaaaatatataggtaAAAAGGCACCAATAAAAGATGGATGGAAAGAGAAGCCTGAAATGGCGCCAGCCGGAAAGGTGAAGGGAAGAGACCAACCTGGCGCCATCCAtgggccagagaaggaacagctgcagggcACGTCTTTTGCCCTTCCGTGCCAGAAAGAACACCCATAAGAACATTGGAACTAAGAACGGGTGCTTGAGTTttgctcttttcctcctccctcccaatcccctttccttttgtgtcgtgtctgtTAGATTTTAAGCcagagggcaggggctgtctcTTTATTCATCTTTGCAAGCTGCTCTGGGAAATCGCTGTACATATCGAACCCATGCCTCTTCCTATAAAGACAGAACGAGAGCACAAAGGTGATCTACACCTGGCAAGATTGCACGagtgttctcccccacccccaaggtagATTTTCTGTCATCCAAAAAAAACCTGGAAGTACAAAGAAAGCACAGcagcagaggggaaggggaatgACCGTGgaggtgactccaatgtcagtggagcagtgaatccattccgggttttagtcagcagctctccaaggtgtggagctatccggttctgactgaaacctggagcggattcaccaccccactgacaccggagccaccagtgGAGAAAGACACACAATTATTTGGTGACTATTCCACGGTAAACGCCTAGTGTGGAAGCACCCAAAGAACAGGGTGGGGGTAAAAGACATGGTAAGATGTTTACAGAACGATGAATGGAGCAGACAGAATAAATAGAAATTAATCACCATCTCGAAACACCAGAAACTCaagtgcctctgtgtgtgtgtgtgtgtgtgtccgtccatcCGGTTTCACCCAACACACAAATTTAACCTACAGCACTCATTGCCACTACCTGCTGCAATTTCTCCGTTCACCTGGAGGTCAGACAAATTCAAGAGGACAAGACCTTCAATTACTACTAGCCAGGACAGCTTCTTTAGAGCCATTAGATacacaggccccgttcagaagacaccttaaaccatggctttaaccacggtggttaagccagaaagccgggccgtgttcagaagacaccttaaaaccacagctttaaccacggtgacaaggcaaaaagccttattcactgtgcttaaagccatggtttatggtgtcttctgaatggggccatactCTTTTCATGTTGATTTGAGAAGTAGGGGATGAGTCTTACCATCAAGCCCAGTGGCTGACCACTACTGGAAGCACAGCACTGGGTTCAACAAGCCTCCAGTCTGATCCAACAATGCCCCATTGATCCTACAGTGTCCTCCCTGCTTCTACAACAGTTTGGAACCTGTCCGTTTAGTACCAATTCATTGTTTTTGCTCCGGGTAAATACAGCAGCTGTAAGTTTTAGTTGCAGAATCACAGCGATTAAGGTTGCGATCCTatgcctacttacctgggagaaaaccccattgaaatcaatgggttttacttctaagtaggcatgtataggattgtacttggaaaggtgcaatcccatgcacatttagacagaaaaaagtgccagccagcctggctggggaatgttaggagttgggacttttttctgtctaaacctacgtagaattgcaccctaaacatTTTTGGCacattgctgctttttttaagCACACCCTTCCTGCCTTATCTTTTGAATTCCTTCCCATGTACCTCCCAGCATGAGGTTTTCATTTTGCGCAGAGGTTTCACGAAAAAAAATTTTGTTGCACGCGAGACTGATTTGGGATCGGAAGGTCGGCTCCCAGGTTCCTTGAAATTCCTAAGAAAAAAAGTGGAGTCAGCTTTCCATCACCTGGCTAAGTCCAGATgtgccagactacaactcctatcatccccagttgGCTAGGACAGATGGCAGTCCATCGTATTTGGACAGCGGCAGATTGGAGAAGGCGAGGATTGAGCCAGGCACTGAGAGATTTGAGAATTCCTTTTCAGGGTTAAACAGCGGGTAAAGCTCTTGAGTTTTGCACAGTGGAGCCAAAGCACTAGgaagggtgtatgtgtgtgggggggggggtgtctaggGAGACACCACTGTACAGTTTCCACCTTTGGCCCCATGCCAAAGCAAAACCTAGCCCAGTGAGAAGAATAcaaagtctaaaggagctatttgcTAACACAGACCTATAAAACCACACCTGATTTAAACTCTTTCTGGATTTCATGAACAGATCAAATCATCCCTGGGCTCCTTTGGAGCTGGGagtcaggactcctgggtcctAGGCCACTGTGGGTGCGTGTCTAAGTGAAGGAGACAAGATTCTGGGAGGGGCGTGTGTCTTGCATGTAAGCAGAAAAGAATCTTGGCctccaggactcctgggttcaaaCCGACTCAGGGTGGGAAACCCCGGCAGTGACTGAGGGTTCTGTTTCCCACACATAATTCTTCCTCATGGCCTGAAATCTAtgtagccctccccaacctggtgccctccggaaatgttggactacagttcccataatgcccagccagcatagggatggctagagttgtagtccaaaaacatctggaggacaccagcttgaaGGAAGAATGATCTATAGAGTCCTTCGGATCAGGCCTCCTACCTACTCgtcactattttgggacactaagCGTTGTCCAGCTTCTTTTCAAATATCTTGCCTCAGGCTGCACAGGATGGGGGGTGGCAGGACCAGGCTGCACAGGGAATTCTTTAgtaaatgcagcagccagagaaaAGCTTGGACCCAAACCCCACCTCCGTGCTTCAAGTTTTGGTGTCTTTGGCGCTAGGAAAAAACAAGGCAGGTGGCATCGTAGCCGGACTGTGTTTGCTCTGTCTACCATTCTGAAATAAAATGTCTCTTTAAAGccaattctatttttttaatcgcatttatatcctgcctttttccctgcaaagaacccaaggtggcaaacataatcctcctcctctccactttatccttacaacaaccctgtgaggtgggttgggctgagagtctgtgactggcccaaagtcacccagtgggtttccatggccgagtggggactagaacccggatctcccaactcccagtctgacactctagccactacaccacactacaagTTCAGGGGAGTTTTGCACAGTTTGGGGGTCTAAACACCTTCACAGAATGGTAACAGGAgtctttcccccaacctggtgccctccagatatggccaaacaccatgctggctgggaatgatagaagctggagtccaacatatccaaagggcacccggttggggaaggctgagttacagCTAAGCATTCTGGGGGATTTTCCATGCACTGGAACATTCTACGGAAATTATTATTACCAGCAGTGAGCAATCTACAGGCAAAGGACAGGACCGTAAACcaacctttgttttttgtttgctttaaaagtCACCAAATAGAATGGCCAGGTTCCGTGCTTTTTtttccctggaggaaaaggcacCAGAATGCTTGGGTTACATTTCCTCGGGAGAAATAAATGTCCCAGGGGTACAGCTCCTTGCATAATCTTGGTTTAAATCCAGTCCTTAAAGTAAGGTTGTAGACCAGGcagtataataataaaacatatctTTCTTAAGACTTAAAACCAGAAAAAGGTGCTGGAACTCAATTCCGGCAAGCAATCAATAGAAGAAAAGGTGCCGGAGCTCAGTTCCGGTGAGttccaccagaaaaaaaaaagagcactGGCCATGTACGTCCTACCCTCGGGGGCCTGGGATAGAAGTCTCTGAGAACTCAGGGTTTTGAAACAAACGTTTCCCAACTCCCACcttcaaagcaaagctgatctCAGCCTCTGATCGGAATTCACCgctctttcctctttctctccccatagaCAGGGTGGTGAGGTGACATCACCCCTCCCCTAGGACAGGTGTGCAGGCGAGCGCGCCGAGGCACAACGGACACCACCAACCAACCAGTGCAGAACAAAGAGTTTCGCTGAAACCGATGCGGGCAGACAGCGTTCAGAGAccgagggaggggagcagggcctAGAGCTGgaggcggtgggtgggtggggatgttgAAGGCTGAACTCCCGATTTCTACCATAaagctgggtgggggaggggagaagcaggactcctgggtctcAAGCCCCTACCTGCCTTCTCAGGGAATCCAAGAGTTTGAACTCCCAGCTCTTCCGTCAAGCAAACAATATGGCATTCTGCATCACGGAACCCTGCAGTCCTACGAGGAAACTTCACCCAGCACCAGACTTCCTCCCTGCTTTCCCCAAGCTGTTCCCTGTGACCCCTGCGGTTGCACTTACGGCACTAGCAAAGCAAGAATGTTTTCTCAAATAATGAAGCCCGATAAGGTATCGCGCACCTTTGCTGCCGGGCTGTGGCTTTATAAACAGAGGCGGGCGGGATTCAGGAACGCGGAGAGGAGAGAAGGCGGAGAAGCGCCGTGACCCACCTAACCCAGAGCTCCAGGGACCCTGGGTAGAAGATCCGCCCTGCAAACTCTCGGAGaaagccatccccaacctggtggcctccagatgtcttgggttGGAATTCCCatcactgatgggagttgcaaccgaacacatctggaggcctccAGGATGGGCCAGGCAGCTCTAAGACAACCAAGGCATCGTGTTCCGACCCATGCCATAACTGGGCACAAAAACTTGGTGAGACGTGACCCATCGGCTGCTCCATACAGAGAAGACTTAAACGCTCCCCTTTCCTATTGGGGTGCAAGCATTTAAAAAGCGAGGGAGGACCGCAACAACCCGGCATGAACAAGACACATTTTGTTTTCCTTGATTCAGACATTCCCTGATCTGCCGCTCTCCACCCTTCTGAAAGCAAGGCAGGCCCCACCCAGCGCCTTCCTGTGATGAACCCAGAGCCTTCGAGAAAGAAAAGATGAGCAGAACCCATCTGGACTGGGCAGGAGCAAAGAGAGCAGTACCCACCCTCCCTAATTGCCATTCATCAATCTTCAAGGAAAGCTGCACTGACGTGGTGAAAGAGGCCCAAAGGATGCCTCACGGGTGCCGTGCCCAGCCCAGACTCATGACCCAGGGCTTCAGCGAGTATTTGGAGTCCGCGTCTTGCTCCCCGGACCATCCCAACCAGTCCCCTCCTCCGTGGCCCCACGCACtgcagttacttgggagtaacgaGATGGTGGTCCTAGCTCAGATTTCTCCAAAAGGGATGCCTCCCccatgtgttggattacagttcccatcatcgcCAACCTGGCTTGAGATGATGGAACCTGTAGTGCAACTCATTTGGGGGGgcatcagttccccccccccggtccttttCAGAAAGCATAGGAACAGGTAAGTTACTGGCAGGAGCAGAGCCCTAATGACTTAGGTAGCTACTGTTACAGCAAGCATATttgtttctttctcccccactgtgTCACTATCCCTTCTCTGGCATCAGCTGTTGAGCCCCAGGAGGTATTTCTCTGGCTATGCAATTTAACCCATCTTCAATATCTGCTTATAAATAGGTGTTCCCACCCACGGTCCCTCAAAAGATTGGGCTTGAAACTCTGGCTCTGGTTTGAGTAGCGCCATCGGCATGGAAGGCAAGGCGCTCGAGGGAAACCCTCcctctgctttcccccacccccacagactgttttagattgtaagcgccTTGGAGGCAGAGACCTGTCTGGTTTTGCCTGTGAGATGCTATAAGGGGCCCCCATGGCTCTATGAACTCAGTGCCATGCCACTTCctgtctccctctcctcccccatctcTGCCTCTTTCTAAAGAGGCCAGAAATTCTCTGGAAATAATCCATCACCAAAGGCCCTTTGTCATTCTTGCCTGAAGGCGTGGCCCCAgagaaggtggggggagagaaaaagaccaAAGGAACTGACCCAACCGGCCTAGTCAGTTTCAGGGAGGGAAATTCTACCAAAGAAGGAGGAAATAGGAGAAAAGACAAATGAAAGTTTTGTGGGCTTCTctttgaaaaagagaaagaaaaaaggaaaggaaaaggtgaTAGCAACAGCCAGGCAGGAAGAGAAAtcccagagagaaagaaggaaagaaaagtcctTTAGAGCTGGCGTTCCCAgccaagtttaaaaatatatatatcagatgTGTTGATGTAAGGCAGGGAAGGTGCACGCTCTGCCTTCCTGGTCTTGTGTTTGGAGAAGGAGGGGCCGGCGCGTTCTTTGCAGCTCAGTTGTCTAAACAACCAGGGCCCTTACCTGACTCCCGCCCTCTAAGCCCCACAAATCCCAATTTAAGACACTGTCAAGTTGGGCTGTGGGGCAGGAGCCGTGGCTTCCTCCAAAAAGCCAGGGGGAGGCAGATTAAGGcctttaaggaggggaagagataaAGCCCAGAGCCTTTTactaggaggaggaaaacaaaaaagggatccCTACAAACGGCTTTATGGCGGCCTTCCCCAGCACgctgtctggagggcaccgggtcaGCAAAGATGGGCTTACacagggctggggaaggcaaaATTCAGACCTTCTGAAGGTCTGCTGCTCAGCCTTAGTGATCCCAAGGTTTCATTGGCCTTTTGCTAATTTCGTTACatactgcaaacacacacacacacagagcaacttAAAAGGAAAGTGCACTGTGTTTTAAGCACAGCCTTACTGGGTAGATCAGTGGTTAAAGGCAGGACGGGGTGAATTCAGACCAGGGCTTGGCCCTAGAAGCAGTTTTGAATAtcaaaggaaggagaaaaggagaGGGCCCCTGGGCATGCTTGAAGGTTTCCTCGCCTTGATTAAGCACAACTAACCTTCCCGGAGCCagctttattttaattattattattattattattattatttcagatgaGGGGACCTCCTCTGTGCGTCCTTGACCTTTGACCCAGCACTTCACTTTCCAAAGAAAGCAGTAAGGAGGGGGGGATTCTTGGTCCTGCCTGAAtcgaagccccaccccacccccttgttacaaagacattttattatttattacatttctgtgctgcccaacagctgaagggTGGTTCACAAGAACTTAAGGGATTCTCAAagcactaaaaaataaataaatgccctttgGTTTGCAGCACAGCCACATTTAAGGAGGGGAGGTAGAAAAGTctggggggtgttgttgttttgggggggcATTCCTGCTCTCCCCCGCCTACCCGCACCCCAAATATCGCTCCCACGAAATCCCTGGCCAGCAAAGGCGCACCAGGGTTTGCATTTCTGGGTGGGGCCGGTTGCTGGGGTAGGAAGCAAAGACATTCCGGAGCGGAAAGTGACCCGTTTTTTCGCTCCTCCGCGCAAGGCGGTTTGCGGAACCCGGAGTCCATTTGAAAAGGTCGGCGAGAACGCGCTGCGAGGGCGGGGAGGGTGGCGGCGGGCCCGGGAGCAGCCGGCTGCGGGCCGCGAGAGGTTAATCAGTAGCCAAGGGGGGGCAAAGGGCGGCAGGCAGCGCCTCTGCCAGAAGGAGCCGGggcgccccccaccccaacttctgccaggtttgggggtgggggcgccCTTCGCACCCCGCCTCAACCTTCCTGCCCTCCAAGTCTCCCGTATTACCCCCATGGGGGGGTGCCCCACTGCACCCCCCCCTTTCCAGCCCCAGGCCAAACACCACCACTTCCTCCCCTCCAGGCTCCACTGATCTATGGGGCCCACCTCCCCCCCTTACTCCCCAGCTCAACCACCATCCCCAAAGCGCATTCCCCCTTTCCTCCGCCCCCACAAGTGACCTTCCCCGGCCACTCCTTCGAGGtcaaagagccccccccccaagcctgggacttctcacacacacaccccatgctcCACACCTGTCCCGGCCACGCCTTCTTTGCTGCTGCCCCCCCTTTTCCACCGCCGCCTCCCAAACAGGCAACGCCATTGTGGGGGGTGTACAGCCCCCCCTGTTTTCATCAACTTCCCTCCCCCTTGATCCTCCAGAGAGGCCATTGAAgcccccccacctccttttctACCTCCAGCTTTCTGctgcccccccatccccatctAGTCCTCTTCTCTCCTCCCAATCCCCCCCAGAGTCTTAGCCCCCCAAGATCTTTCCAGAGCCCCCCTGGCTACCCACTTTCACCACAGTCCCCCCAAACTCTCCTTGCCCCCCTCTTTTCTCACGACCCCCAGAAGGTGCCCCTCTAAGTATCCCCCCTCGGGCCCAGCCTCCCACACCTGTACCTGGGGGCGATCCCGAagggccccccaccccaccccaccccgctcgcCCCGGGACTCACGTGAGAGGCTGAGCATGCTGTCGTAGGCTTTGCACTGAATCTGCCCGGTGCTCTGCCAGGCGCATTCCATCCAGAGGCCCCTGTAGATGGCCTGGGCGGTGATGATGGTGCCGCTGGAGTAGGAAGACATTTGCCACTGCGGCAGGATCGTGGCCACGATGGTGGCGGCCCAgcccagcagggccagcccaaagcCCAGGAGTTGCAAGCCCGCGTTGGCCATGGAGGAGcgaggcggggagagagagagagagagagaaagatatccAAAGGCGCCCGATCAGCAAGCGGACCGAGTGGAGACTGGCTCGTACCTGCGCGCCAGGTGAGCGCACCTGTATTTATGCCCTAGCCCGGAGGGGGCAGGGAGCGTGACATCAGggccggaggggagggggggaaggagtgtCAACAGAAACCGACACCCAAGGCCACCGCCGTGGCTTCCTGGGAAGCtactcctccctttccccctttctctgttGCCTTGAATcacaggcagaaatccagcagGTGAACCTTTGCTGTTGTCTTTTGGGACATCCAGAAATACAGTGCAAATATCTAAAGACATACGACGACACTACAGCGCAATCTCAGGCACGTCTACTCACAAGCAGGTCcgatggggtttactcccaagtagagGGTGGGAGCCTTACCCAGTGgttactgctgaatataatatgTGAAAGTTTGTTCTTGTGGAAGGCTATGAGTTTTGCATCCTTCCGTATCTTTCTTGCAGTTCTACCAAAACCCAGAGGTGGTAAAAGGTTGGCCAGGACCCATCTCTGGATGTTTTTCAGTTAATCACACCCAGGGCTTCTGACGCtcaattatttaacaatagcaacgACAACATGGCACACACAACCCACGCACACCCTTGCGCAGCTttctccaatttggtgccctttagaggtgttgggactacaactcccatcagccccaggccacATAGCTCCCAacgataggagttgtaatccagcaccTCTGCAGGGCACCAGACCGGAGAAGGCTGCCTGAACTTATATTGCTGAAATGCAGAAAGCGGGTGAGGCTAACCAGGAACGGATTTTTGTGTAGAAGGGCGGTGAGCTCCATTTGAAATCCCAGGGCTCGATATTCTTTCATTTTAAACTGACGCCTTTGCACCTGGtcccagttggtggatctcagcaggttggggtgggagagggtggattagtaaaataacaacaacaatgataataGATCCTGCAAGTCTgaattctgcccacctctgccctaaAACATCTGCAAATCCCTTAATGTTGCCTTTTCCTTGCTTAACCCAAAGAGATGGAGTTATTTCGTGGAGACACATCAACAAGTCCCAAAGCTTTATATGTCATTTGTCTCTCATCCTCTCTATTTGCCTGGATTTCCAGTACTTCGCCGACACTAATTGCTACCCATCCTAAGGCACAAGAGAACACCTTGAGCCAAGAGTGGcatagagaggcagtgtggtgtagtggtcagagtgctgTACTGGGACTCAGGAGGCCAGGTCCTAGTCCCGGCTCAGGCCATGAAACTCTCTGAATCTCAACCTAACCTGCCTCAGGGGGTTGCTATGGGGATAaattgaagaggaggaggaggaggaggatcatgtgagtcaccttgagttccttgcaagaggaagaaaggtgggatgtcaatgtaataaacaaacaaacaaataaataaataaataaataaaattaacagttctgctccttcttccccactgcACCACCATGGCAGAGAAAGTTTCACCTGTTGGATGCCTTaagccaggcttccccaacttgccgccctccagaagtgttgggactacaactcccatcttctgtAGCTgggtagggatgatgggagttgtagtctgacacctctggagggtgcctggttggggaaagctaactGATGCTATAAAGTTCATTGGCTTCCGATGCCACATCAATGGCCAATCAATGGCCACATAGCTTTAAGGtggggggaggctggtggctctgatgtctgtggggtggtgattccgctccaggtttcagtcagaaccagttagaagtCTAAAAGacttctaactggttctgattgaaacctggagcggaatcACCACCTCAACATCTTCCACTGGGGTGAAGCAGTTTCAGGGCGGCTTATCAATGGCCGCATGGAAGCCAAATGGAACCTCCCTATCTAGAGGCAGTGTAGCTCTGAATACCAGGGGCAAACAGAAGTCAAAAGCCATACAAACAGGAGCAGAGGACTAGAGCAATGGTCTCTCTAGTCCAGCGTTgtcttctcacag includes the following:
- the CLDN7 gene encoding claudin-7, with amino-acid sequence MANAGLQLLGFGLALLGWAATIVATILPQWQMSSYSSGTIITAQAIYRGLWMECAWQSTGQIQCKAYDSMLSLSPSLQATRALMVVSIIVGLVAMCIAIMGMKCTRCGSEDKTQKARIAMTGGIIFLVAGLAALIACSWIGNQIVRDFYSSVVAVNQKFEFGPAIFLGWAGSIFVLLGGGLLCCSCPEKTAYSNRQYPQGKPISKPPSSREYV